A region of Phalacrocorax carbo chromosome 9, bPhaCar2.1, whole genome shotgun sequence DNA encodes the following proteins:
- the KLHL28 gene encoding kelch-like protein 28, translating to MDQSSPTYMLANLTHLHSEQLLQGLNLLRQHHELCDIILRVGDVKIHAHKVVLASISPYFKAMFTGNLSEKENSEVEFQCIDEAALQAIVEYAYTGTVFISQDTVESLLPAANLLQIKLVVKECCAFLESQLDPGNCIGISRFAETYGCHDLYLAANKYICQNFEDVCQTEEFFELTHSELDEIVSNDCLNVVTEETVFYALESWIKYDVQERQKYLAQLLHCVRLPLLSVKFLTRLYEANHLIRDDHTCKHLLNEALKYHFMPEHRLSHQTMLMTRPRCAPKVLCAVGGKAGLFACLESVEMYFPQNDSWIGLAPLSIPRYEFGICVLDQKIYVVGGIATHVCQGISYRKHENSVECWDPDTNTWTSLERMFESRSTLGVVVLAGELYALGGYDGQSYLRTVEKYIPKVKEWQLVAPMNKTRSCFAAAVLDGMIYAIGGYGPAHMNSMERYDPSRNLWETVASMADKRINFGVGVMLGFIFVVGGHNGVSHLSSIERYDPHQNQWTVCRPMKEPRTGVGAAVIDNYLYVVGGHSGSSYLNTVQKYDPISDTWLDSAGMMYCRCNFGLTAL from the exons ATGGACCAGTCGTCTCCAACCTACATGCTTGCCAACTTAACCCACTTGCATTCTGAACAGCTTCTGCAAGGCCTGAACCTCCTTCGCCAGCATCACGAGCTCTGTGACATTATCCTCAGAGTTGGCGATGTCAAGATCCATGCCCACAAAGTGGTGCTTGCCAGCATCAGCCCGTATTTCAAAGCCATGTTCACTGGGAACCTTTCGGAGAAGGAAAACTCAGAGGTGGAGTTCCAGTGCATTGATGAGGCAGCCCTGCAGGCCATCGTGGAGTATGCCTACACGGGAACTGTGTTTATCTCGCAGGACACCGTGGAGTCGCTTCTTCCAGCTGCCAATCTTCTCCAGATCAAACTGGTCGTGAAGGAGTGCTGCGCATTTCTTGAAAGCCAGCTCGATCCTGGCAATTGCATCGGGATTTCCCGTTTTGCAGAGACCTACGGCTGCCACGACCTCTACTTGGCTGCGAACAAGTACATTTGTCAGAACTTTGAAGATGTTTGTCAGACGGAGGAGTTTTTTGAGCTTACGCATTCTGAATTGGATGAAATTGTTTCCAATGACTGCTTGAACGTTGTGACAGAGGAAACCGTTTTTTATGCGCTAGAGTCCTGGATCAAATATGACGTGCAGGAGCGACAGAAGTACTTAGCACAGCTGCTACACTGCGTTCGGTTGCCGCTGCTGAGCGTGAAGTTCCTTACGAGGTTATATGAAGCAAACCATCTCATTCGTGATGACCACACTTGTAAACATCTGCTAAACGAGGCCCTGAAATACCACTTTATGCCTGAACACAGACTGTCCCACCAGACCATGTTGATGACACGACCTCGCTGTGCTCCTAAAGTTCTGTGTGCTGTCGGAGGAAAAGCTGGGCTGTTCGCGTGTTTGGAAAG tgttgaaatgtattttccccAGAATGACTCCTGGATAGGCCTGGCACCTCTTAGCATTCCCCGCTACGAATTTGGAATATGTGTGCTAGACCAGAAAATATATGTTGTAGGAGGGATTGCAACCCACGTGTGTCAAGGCATCAGCTACCGAAAGCATGAGAATTCAGTGGAGTGCTGGGACCCCGATACGAACACTTGGACATCTCTTGAAAGGATGTTTGAGAGCCGGAGCACGCTGGGAGTGGTCGTTCTGGCAGGAGAGCTCTATGCCTTAGGTGGCTACGATGGTCAGTCTTATTTACGAACTGTAGAGAAATACATTCCTAAAGTGAAGGAATGGCAGCTGGTGGCCCcaatgaacaaaaccagaagttgttttgctgcagctgtCTTGGATGGAATGATATACGCCATCGGTGGGTACGGCCCTGCCCATATGAACAG CATGGAGCGTTACGATCCAAGCAGAAACCTGTGGGAGACAGTCGCTTCGATGGCTGATAAGCGAATAAACTTCGGCGTCGGCGTCATGCTGGGCTTCATTTTTGTGGTAGGCGGCCACAACGGTGTGTCTCACTTATCGAGCATAGAGAGATATGATCCTCATCAAAATCAGTGGACTGTGTGTCGACCCATGAAGGAACCCAGAACAG GAGTCGGTGCGGCTGTAATTGATAACTACCTTTATGTAGTTGGAGGCCATTCAGGGTCATCCTATCTGAACACTGTACAGAAATACGATCCCATCTCAGACACCTGGCTGGACTCTGCTGGGATGATGTACTGTCGATGCAATTTTGGTTTGACTGCACTTTGA